In Haliscomenobacter hydrossis DSM 1100, the DNA window CAACTCAATGATGTATACGAAATAGCGCCACTGGAAGGTGGCAATGCCGGTGGACTCGCCAGGGTAGCCAGCCTGCGCAAAGACTTGCTCAAAGAGACCCCCAACGTGGTTACCGTCATCGCCGGAGATTTTCTTTCACCCAGTCTTATCGCCAATTTGAGTCTTGAAACTGGCGAAAAAATTGCTGGCCTGCAAATGGTTGAGACCCTTAATGCGATGGGCCTGGATTACGCAACTTTTGGCAATCACGAGTTTGATTTGCGGGATTCTGCGTTATTACAAAAAAGAATCAACCAATGCAATTTCCGTTATGTAACGGCCAATGTGCGGAGGGTCTATACTGGTGGAGCGATTGCTCCTTTCAAACAAATGGTCAAGGGAAAATCGGAGCTTGTGCCCGATTTCATTACCCACACTTTTAAAAACAACCTGGGTGATTCCATGCGTTTAGCCCTTACTGGTCTTTTGTTGCCATTTACCAAACGACCTTATGTGCACTATTTGCCGATAGAAGAAAATTTCCGTCGGGTTATTACTCAAGCCAAAACCCAAAGCGATGTCTTAGTGGCGCTCACTCACCTCTCCGCAGCCGATGACCGGGCCCTGGCCGCAGCCGTACCTGGAGTTCCTCTGTTCATGGGGGGGCATGACCACACCCACCAGGATCACTATGTGGAAAATACCATCATCACAAAGGCGGATGCCAATGCCAAAACGGTGTACATCCACCGCTGTCGTTTTGATCCACAATCCAAACTCTTGCGCATCCAGTCTTCGTTAAAATACATCAACCCTTCCATTCCTTCTGACCCGACGACCCAGGCAGTAGTAGACAAATGGGTGTCCAAAGTTGACCAAACCCTGCGCAGCAACGGGTATCAGCCGGAACTCAAGCTGGCCGACCTCAAAGAAACCCTGGAATGTAAGGAGAGCGATATCCGCAGCAGACAAACCAACTTTGGGGACATGACGGTTCAGGCCATGGAAAATGCCTGGCCTGGTGCTGACGCTTACCTGATCAACTCGGGTTCCATGCGTATGGACGACGACTTATCCGGATCCATCACCGTTTATGATGTCGTGCGGTCTTTTCCTTTCGGCGGTGGTTTTGCCCGTCAAGAACTGCCCGGATCGGAATTGAAAAACCTGCTCGACGTGGGTTTGGAAAAAAATCGGGGGGAAGGAGGCTATTTACAAGTAGGACACATCAGCAAAGTCAATGGCAACTGGCAGATTCGTGGCAAGGCCATCGACGACAAACAACTCTATAAAATAGTGATTTCATCATTTGTTGCCGGAGGCAGCGAAGCCAACCTGGGCTTTCTGGCCAAGTACAAAGCCGATGAACCCAAAATGCTTACCACCATTAAAGGCAAGCAGGTCAAGAATGATGTGCGGGATGTGGTGATTGAGTTTTACACAGGGTTTTAGGGTTTTAGGGTTTTAGGGTTTTAGGGTCTTAGGGTCTTAGGGTTGATCACAACATTCAATAATTGCGACCAACCCTAAAACCATAAGACCCTAAAACCTTAAGACCCGAATTTATTCGACCACCGCCGGCAAATTCAAGCCCTTAAATGCCGCATTGTATCCCTGAATCTCCTGCTTGAGGGCTTGCAAGGATTGTTGGTGTTTACCCCATTCGGCGCTGAGGTCCGCCAAACGCTCGCGGGTGCCCTGGGTAATGCGCGGGTCGTGCGCGTCCACTTTGCCGCGTACATCAAACAGCTCGACACTGAGTTTGCTCGGCCAGTTGATCACATCCTGCCCATTTTTGGTGCGGGGTTCTATCAAATTGCTTTCCAATTCATTGATTTTTTTGACCAGATCCTGGCCTTTTTTCAGCACATCGGCAGCCGAGGTATTGTCTTTGAGTACCTCATTGTAGGCTTCTACCTGTTTTCTAACCTTCCGAAGTTGAGCGACTGCCTTGTGAATGTCATTGATGTGATCCCCAAGTTTTTGCAGCATGGCCTGTTGGGCTTGCCAATCGGTGGCACTGTTGACCAAACGAGGATCGGGCAAAACCGTTACCATTTGCTCCGAAACCTGCCCGCGATGGCTCAGTCGAAGTTTGTATTGGCCTGGGGCTACGCGGTGCCCGCGATAGTCGCCATAGATAAAAACGCCGGGCACATCTAACAAACCGTCAGTTCTGAAATCCCAGGCAAAGCGATTGATGCCAGCCGCTGACGGAAGTACGGGCTCTGGAGCCGGGCCACCGGGATAGGGTTTGAAGTTTTCGTCTTTTTTATTGCTGAGTTTGCGGATTACCTTACCCGCTGCATCCAATACCTCGATGCGCAACAAGTTGGTATCAGCTTTTTCCTTGAGGTAGTAGTCAAAAATGACTCCCTCTGCCGGGTTCATACCAATACCGGGCGCGCCTTCACCCGACAAATAAGCCGAGCCCCCGCTGAAACGTCGACTGGCCTGAGGTTTGAACAATAGGGCTGTGGCGGTTCCAATGACCCCTTTGGCCTGTTGCAAAGCCCCCAGGTCATCCAAAATCCAGAAAGCCCGACCAGCAGTAGAAGCCACCAGGTCGTTGTTGCGGATTTGTAAATCGGTAACGGGCACTACGGGCAAGTTGAGCTGTAGCCGGCTCCATTGCAGGCCCCCATCATAAGAGAGGTAAAAGCCCCGTTCTGCTCCGGCATACAACAAACCTTTGGTCTGTTTATCTTCCCGAATGACTTTGATGAAATCGTCGGTGTCAACTCCGATAGCAATTTTGCTCCAGGTTTTGCCGTAGTCGGTGGTTTTGTAAGTATAAGAAACGAAGTCGTTGAACTTGTAGCGGGTAGCCGAAATATAGGCAGTTCCCGGATCGTGGGGCGATACCTCAATCGATTGGATCATACTTTCGGGCAGATCCTTTGGCGTAACGTTGCTCCAGGTCCGGCCATCATCACGGGTCAGGTACACCAGGCCACAATCCGAGCCGGTGTAGATCACTCCTTTTTCCAGGCTGGATTCAATCAGATAATATATGGTGTTGTAGTTTTCACCCCCGGCGCCTTCATTGGTCAGCGGGCCACCACCAATGTCTTGCTTGGTGGTATCGTTGCGGGTGAGGTCGGGGCTGATTTTTTCCCAACTCAAACCAGCATCGCGGGTACGAAAAACAACGTTGCCCGTATGGTAGATCACTTTGGGGTCATGTGGCGAGCTGACGATGGGCGCATTCCAATTGAAGCGGTACTTCATCTGTTTGGGTGGATTGGCCAGGTTCAGGGAAGAATAAGCCATGACGTCTTTGCGCTCATTGGTGCGGGTATCCAAGGCTTCAATCAAACCCTGGTAACAGCCCCCCAACATGACCTCGGGATTATTGGGGTCAAAGGCGATAAAAGCACTTTCACAACCGGGCCCTTCAAACCAATCGGTTTGGGTAATGCCATACCCGTTGTTGCGGCTGGCA includes these proteins:
- a CDS encoding bifunctional metallophosphatase/5'-nucleotidase, whose amino-acid sequence is MKKLMPIGLLLLLPLLWGCAVKAPQRTPQPIDFILLQLNDVYEIAPLEGGNAGGLARVASLRKDLLKETPNVVTVIAGDFLSPSLIANLSLETGEKIAGLQMVETLNAMGLDYATFGNHEFDLRDSALLQKRINQCNFRYVTANVRRVYTGGAIAPFKQMVKGKSELVPDFITHTFKNNLGDSMRLALTGLLLPFTKRPYVHYLPIEENFRRVITQAKTQSDVLVALTHLSAADDRALAAAVPGVPLFMGGHDHTHQDHYVENTIITKADANAKTVYIHRCRFDPQSKLLRIQSSLKYINPSIPSDPTTQAVVDKWVSKVDQTLRSNGYQPELKLADLKETLECKESDIRSRQTNFGDMTVQAMENAWPGADAYLINSGSMRMDDDLSGSITVYDVVRSFPFGGGFARQELPGSELKNLLDVGLEKNRGEGGYLQVGHISKVNGNWQIRGKAIDDKQLYKIVISSFVAGGSEANLGFLAKYKADEPKMLTTIKGKQVKNDVRDVVIEFYTGF
- a CDS encoding VPS10 domain-containing protein translates to MQNLYKLLLLALLLLSNNLWGQKKNAPAPATPPPSTNTFDAKNYAGLRWRNIGPFRGGRSNAVSGVIQNENLYYCGYTGGGLWKTEDAGLNWRNISDGQFKSSSVGDIAVADSDPNVIYVGMGEHAVRGVMTTYGDGVYKSTDAGKTWKNMGLEKTRHISDVVVHPHNPDLVYVAAQGPLHGPGADRGIYKSSDGGTTWKKVLYVDENSGASSLSMDRTNPRILYAATWQHRRTPWKVESGGPGSMIWKSTDGGETWKKINEGLPKEMGKIGVSVSPVNPNRVFAIVEAEKSKAGLYRSDNGGESWALLSSDQNINSRSWYYMEVFADPSNADIVYVLNAPMTRSIDGGRTFSTIRVGHGDTHDLWINPNNNQNMILGDDGGGEISFNAGRSWSTQGNQPTAQFYRVNTDNLFPYRVYGGQQDNTSVVIASRNNGYGITQTDWFEGPGCESAFIAFDPNNPEVMLGGCYQGLIEALDTRTNERKDVMAYSSLNLANPPKQMKYRFNWNAPIVSSPHDPKVIYHTGNVVFRTRDAGLSWEKISPDLTRNDTTKQDIGGGPLTNEGAGGENYNTIYYLIESSLEKGVIYTGSDCGLVYLTRDDGRTWSNVTPKDLPESMIQSIEVSPHDPGTAYISATRYKFNDFVSYTYKTTDYGKTWSKIAIGVDTDDFIKVIREDKQTKGLLYAGAERGFYLSYDGGLQWSRLQLNLPVVPVTDLQIRNNDLVASTAGRAFWILDDLGALQQAKGVIGTATALLFKPQASRRFSGGSAYLSGEGAPGIGMNPAEGVIFDYYLKEKADTNLLRIEVLDAAGKVIRKLSNKKDENFKPYPGGPAPEPVLPSAAGINRFAWDFRTDGLLDVPGVFIYGDYRGHRVAPGQYKLRLSHRGQVSEQMVTVLPDPRLVNSATDWQAQQAMLQKLGDHINDIHKAVAQLRKVRKQVEAYNEVLKDNTSAADVLKKGQDLVKKINELESNLIEPRTKNGQDVINWPSKLSVELFDVRGKVDAHDPRITQGTRERLADLSAEWGKHQQSLQALKQEIQGYNAAFKGLNLPAVVE